Proteins co-encoded in one Pararge aegeria chromosome 19, ilParAegt1.1, whole genome shotgun sequence genomic window:
- the LOC120631986 gene encoding 4-coumarate--CoA ligase 1 encodes MAFVHNNVVIGPEERSIPAHLSYGQFLFDKLKSGGNKTAQTCAETGNSVSYRSILQSSVNLAAALQALGLKKGDVVALSSENRFEFTVTSLAIIYCGGVLSTLNVTYSPGEISHILNITKPKFIVTSPITAQNIYDCSKDLPYVEKLILFGEYDIVPGVFYNDLVRNQVDVDDFMLVDVNGAEDVVAVMCSSGTTGLPKGVMLTHVNFLTLSVHMKYYLETSQQQRKHKVEKSLSLIPWFHAYGFITTFAIMCMQIEIVFLVRFEEKQFLETIQNHKINMATIVPPLAVFLAKHPLVPQYDLTSLNEVWCGAAPLSKEIQNAISQRASIAYIRQGYGLTEVTMACCVDLTFEGKQGSCGTPAPGMKIKVLDIENGQKLGPRQEGELWIKSPLRMKGYMGDREASDALLDAEGYLQTGDIGYYDSEGFFYIVDRLKELIKYKGFQVAPAELEALVLQLRGVAECGVVGRIDELAGELPVAFVVPQPQANLTAQEIQDYVASKVSPAKRLRGGVIFVEEIPKNPSGKILRRELRKMLDPNVKSKL; translated from the exons atggCATTTGTGCACAATAATGTTGTGATTGGTCCTGAGGAAAGGTCGATTCCTGCACATTTGTCTTATGgtcaatttttatttgataaattaaaaagtggAGGCAATAAAACAGCACAA ACATGTGCAGAAACCGGTAACTCTGTGTCATATAGGAGTATATTACAAAGCAGTGTAAATCTGGCTGCAGCTTTACAAGCTCTTGGATTAAAGAAGGGTGATGTTGTAGCACTTAGCAGTGAAAACCGGTTCGAGTTTACTGTTACATCCCTAGCTATCATATACTGCGGTGGTGTGCTGTCTACCCTCAATGTCACTTATTCTCCTG GTGAGATATCACATATATTGAATATTACGAAGCCCAAATTTATTGTTACTTCACCCATTACTGCACAAAATATTTATGACTGCAGTAAAGATCTGCCTTATGTAGAgaagcttattttatttgggGAGTATGATATAGTGCCAGGTGTATTCTACAATGATTTAGTACGGAATCAAGTGGACGTTGATGACTTTATGTTAGTAGATGTGAATGGTGCAGAAGATGTTGTTGCTGTTATGTGTTCATCTGGTACTACAGGACTGCCGAAAGGTGTTATGTTGACACATGTGAATTTCCTCACATTATCTGTACATATGAA ATATTATTTAGAAACATCCCAGCAGCAGCGTAAACATAAAGTGGAGAAGTCTTTGTCTCTGATACCTTGGTTCCACGCCTATGGATTCATAACAACATTCGCTATCATGTGCATGCAAATTGAAATTGTGTTTCTAGTGCGCTTTGAGGAAAAACAATTCCTGGAAACCATACAAAATCATAAG ATAAACATGGCCACTATTGTACCGCCTCTAGCTGTGTTCCTTGCCAAGCACCCGCTGGTTCCTCAATACGATCTGACTTCTCTGAACGAGGTGTGGTGCGGTGCTGCGCCACTCTCTAAGGAAATACAGAACGCTATCTCTCAAAG GGCCAGCATTGCCTATATCAGACAAGGGTATGGTTTGACAGAAGTCACTATGGCTTGCTGCGTTGACCTCACCTTTGAGGGGAAACAGGGCTCCTGTGGCACTCCTGCGCCGGGTATgaaaataaag GTGTTGGATATAGAAAATGGCCAGAAGCTAGGCCCTCGACAGGAAGGGGAGCTATGGATCAAATCTCCGCTGCGAATGAAGGGTTACATGGGCGACCGCGAAGCCAGCGACGCTTTATTGGACGCTGAGGGTTACCTGCAGACCGGCGATATCGGATACTATGACAGCGAGGGCTTCTTCTATATCGTGGACCGGTTGAAAGAGCTCATCAAGTACAAAGGATTTCAG GTGGCGCCCGCGGAGCTTGAGGCACTGGTGCTACAGCTGCGCGGAGTGGCAGAGTGTGGCGTTGTCGGGCGCATCGACGAGCTCGCCGGCGAGCTCCCCGTCGCTTTCGTCGTGCCGCAACCCCAAGCCAACCTCACAGCACAAGAGATACAGGACTACGTCGCCTCGAAG gTTTCACCTGCTAAACGTCTGCGGGGTGGTGTTATCTTTGTTGAAGAAATACCAAAGAATCCTTCGGGTAAGATTTTAAGGAGGGAACTGAGAAAAATGTTGGATCCCAATgttaaaagtaaactttaa